The Flavobacterium jumunjinense genome includes a region encoding these proteins:
- a CDS encoding bifunctional helix-turn-helix domain-containing protein/methylated-DNA--[protein]-cysteine S-methyltransferase, whose product MNEQEYINYTRIAEAIEYILQNHTEQPTLEEIAKKVYLSPFHFQKMFTDWAGVSPKKFLQFISVQHAKQILNNSKTTLFETAYKTGLSGTGRLHDLFVKIEGMTPGEYKNKGENLTINYSFAESLFGRILVASTYKGICYMGFSDDKQIAFSELEKRFPKASFIQQTDEIQQNALKIYTQDWSEINKIKLHLKGTDFQLKVWEALLKIPTGNLATYGNIANLIQKPKASRAVGTAIGNNPIAFLIPCHRVIQSTGIFGGYMWGTTRKTAIIGWEASKINTSNITV is encoded by the coding sequence ATGAACGAGCAAGAATATATAAATTATACTCGAATAGCGGAAGCTATTGAATACATACTACAGAACCACACAGAACAACCTACTCTTGAGGAGATTGCAAAAAAAGTTTATTTAAGTCCTTTTCATTTTCAAAAAATGTTTACAGATTGGGCTGGTGTTAGCCCAAAAAAATTCTTGCAATTTATTAGCGTTCAACACGCAAAACAAATTCTTAATAATTCAAAAACTACTTTATTTGAAACTGCATATAAAACAGGACTTTCGGGTACGGGAAGATTACACGATTTGTTCGTGAAAATTGAGGGAATGACACCTGGAGAATACAAAAACAAAGGTGAAAACTTGACTATAAACTATAGTTTCGCAGAAAGTTTGTTTGGGCGAATTTTAGTTGCTTCTACTTACAAAGGTATTTGTTATATGGGTTTTTCGGACGACAAACAAATTGCGTTTTCAGAACTGGAAAAACGCTTTCCAAAAGCGAGTTTTATTCAACAAACAGACGAAATTCAACAAAATGCTCTAAAGATTTATACACAAGATTGGAGTGAAATTAATAAGATAAAACTACACCTAAAAGGAACGGATTTTCAGTTGAAAGTTTGGGAAGCGCTTTTGAAAATTCCAACAGGAAATTTAGCAACTTACGGAAATATTGCAAACCTTATTCAAAAACCGAAAGCATCAAGAGCAGTCGGAACTGCAATCGGAAATAATCCTATTGCTTTTTTAATTCCGTGTCATAGAGTTATTCAATCCACAGGAATTTTTGGCGGTTATATGTGGGGTACAACTCGAAAAACTGCTATTATTGGTTGGGAAGCATCAAAAATAAATACTTCAAATATTACGGTATAA